The Chryseobacterium oranimense genome contains the following window.
AATATGAAGAACTGCAGCCAATATTTTTGGAACAAGATATAATCGTGTCGCCCAACAGGCCTTTTATTCTCAATGCCGGTAGTTTTGATGGTTTTCCACTTGGAGCAGTCGTAGAAGCAGTTCTAAATGGCGTAACCCCAATTGTTACAGATGAATTAAAGCAAAACACAGTATTTAGCAAAGATGAAGTCATTATTGTAAAACCTGACGCGGAAGAAATAGTAATGAAAATTGAAGAACTTATATCTAAGCCGGAATTGCTAAATTTAATTTCTGAAAATGCACAGAAAAAATTTCGTGAGATTTATAGTGACAGCTATCAGCTGGATAAAAGAATTGATTTTATAAAAAAACATGTATATGATACCAGTAACTAAACCTTTCCTACCACCTCAAACAGAATACCAGGAATATATAGACGGCATCTGGAAAAGAAACTGGCTTACCAATATGGGGCCACTAGCCAGCCAGCTTGAAATGGAGCTTAAAGATCATTTAAAGCTCAATCATCTGCTGTTTGTAACCAACGGAACTGTTGCCATCCAGATGGCAATAAAAGCACTGGGAATTTCTGGTGAAGTGATTACTACTCCGTTTTCTTTTATTGCAACCACCAGTTCAATTGTTTGGGAAGGATGTACGCCTGTTTTTGTTGATATAGATGCCAAAAGCTTATGTATAGATCCTAAAAAAATTGAGGAAGCCATCACGGAAAAAACCAGCGCAATTCTTGCAACCCATGTTTATGGAAATCCATGTGACGTGGAAGCAATAGACGCAATTGCAAAGAAACATAATCTAAAAGTGATCTATGACGCAGCTCATGCTTTCGGAGTAGAAATAAACGGCAAATCTGTTTTCGAATACGGAGATATCTCCACCTGCTCTCTGCATGCTACAAAACTTTATCATAGCGTTGAGGGAGGTTTATTGATAACAAAGGATCCTGAATTACTAAAAAAACTGGCTTGCATCAGAAACTTCGGAATTTCAGGCTTTGATTCATTCTCTGAATTGGGTCTTAATGGTAAAAACTCAGAATTTCATGCAGCAATGGGACTTGTTAATCTAAAATACATTTCTCAGATACACGAAAAAAGAAAAGCACTCGCAGAACTCTACGATGAAAAACTTAAAAATTTACATGCTGTAAAACCTCTTTGGCATTCAAAAGCTAATGATAATCACTCTTATTATCCTGTTGTTTTGGAAAGTGAAGAATTATTACTGAAATTAAAAGAAGAGATGGATAAACAGGAAATTTTTACAAGAAGATATTTTTATCCGAGTTTAGCTTCCGCATTACCCTATTTGCCAAAACTGGAACTTCCTATTACCGAAGATATTGCCAAAAGGGTTTTATGTCTTCCGTTTTATTATGATCTAACTTTTGAAGAGGTTGAATATATTGCAAGATTAATGTTAAGAATACAAAATAATTAACAATGCTAATCGTAGGTGCTAAAGGCTTCGCTAAAGAAATCCTGGAGATTTGCCATCAGAAAAACGAATTGGAAAATCTTGTTTTCTATGATGACGTTAATGAAAACGCGGACCTTCTTTATGAAAAATTTCCTATTCTTAAGAGTATGGATACAGCGGAAGAATATTTCAGAACGATAGACCGAAGATTTACTTTAGGACTCGGAAATCCATATTTAAGAAAAAAATTAGTCGACAAATTTATCAATATTGGAGGGGAGCTTGCCTCTACAATTAGCACAAAGGCAGATATTGGATCTTACGAAGTAAAAATCAGAGAAGGTGCCAATATTCTGGATGGAGTAAAAATTTCAAATGATGTAATGATTGGTTGCGCATCAATTATTTATTATAATTCAATTATAACTCATGATGTAAAAATTGGAGATTTTGTAGAAATTTCTCCAGATGTAAAAATATTAGGACGGGCAACAATCGGAAATTTTTGCCAGCTCGGAGCAGGTACCATTATTCTCCCCGACATAAAGATTGGAAACAATGTAATAATAGGTGCGGGAACAGTCGTTACGAAGGATTTGCCAGACAATTGTACTGCTGTGGGAATTCCCTCAAAAATTATAAAACAAAATTAAATGATGAGTCCCTTGGTAAGTGTTGTAATGATCACATACGGTCATGAAAATTATATCGAAGAAAGTATTAACAGCATTTTAGTTCAGGATTTTGACGCTGAAATAGAACTTATCATTTCCGATGACTGTTCTCCCGACAACACTGAAAATGTAGTAAAAAATATAATTGCCAGTCATCCAAATGGCCATTGGATAAAATATATAAAGCATAGAGAAAACAAAGGTGCTATCCCGAATTTTGTCTGGGCACTTTCTCAGGCAAAAGGGAAATATATCGCTTTGTGCGAAGGAGATGATTACTGGATAGACCCTTTAAAATTAAAAAAACAGGTTGGTTTTTTAGAGAAAAATCCAGAGTACAGTCTTACATTTCATAAAATCAAAGAACTTACGAACAGAAAAGAAAAATTTACGTATCCCAATCCTGACGAGGAAAAAACATATACCATTGGCGATCTTTCAAAAGAAAATTTTATCATAACTGTTTCAGTAGTTTTCAAAAAAAATATAGAAACACTACCGGACTGGCTGCAATATTCCCCTATCGGAGATTATCCGCTGCATCTGCTAAATGCCTCGCATGGCCTTATAAAATATTTTACTGATGAAATGGCAGTTTACAGAGTAGGAAGCGGAATGTGGAGCACTCAGAATACGGTAGATCAAATTGTTAACACAATGTTTTCTTTAAGATTTTTATTACAACACTTTAAAAATAATAAAGAAGTTTTTGATAATCTTAGGCTGCAATATACTAATTTTCAAAAAGCACTTGTAAGACCTTTTGACGAAAGAAAGTTATTGGAGGCTAAAATTAAAGATTATAACTACCTTGAAAGTATAACATCTTTTAGCTTTCTTTTAAAAATGGCGAAGGTTAAAATTGTTAAGAAGTTAAAAAAATAGAAATTTGATTAACCGATGATCCAAAAAATAAAAAATTATCTGCATAAAAAACTCTTCAGGATTGTTAAAGATTTTGAAGAGCTTGAAAAGAAAAAAAGTTGGTGGCGATTTACCGCGAAACCGAATATTAATATTCACCATACCTTTGCCCCTAAAGATGTAAATATATTTAAAGGAAACGAAGGAGAATTTGGAAATATTAATATTGATGAAACTTTTTTTGTGAGAGATTGCTGCAGTATTTCAGTTCTTCCGGGTGCTACACTAAACATTGGAAAAGGAGTTTTTTTCAACAATTATTCTTCCATTAACTGTCTGGACAGTATAACTATCGGAGACAATTCTATCTTTGGAGAAGGTGTGAAAATATACGATCACAATCATAAATACGGATTTATTCCTGATTTTTCAGTCTACAAAAATGACTATACAAAAGCACCGGTCATCATCGGTAAAAATTGCTGGATTGGCAGTAATACAGTCATTCTGAAAGGCGTGGAAATCGGAGACAACTGCATCATTGGAGCAGGATGTGTTATTCATAAATCAGTGCCCGCCAACACAATTATAAAAAACAGTCAAAATTTAATCCCTGAATCTTTACAAAAATGAGTGAAACAAAAAAGATATTATTAATATCCCATGAAGCATCTTTATCAGGAGCACCTATTCTGGTGCTAAGCTTATTAAAGAAATTGAAGCAGCAGAGAAAAAACTATACAATTGATGTTCTGTTATTAAGACCGGGGCAGTTATACGAAGATTTTGCAAAGCTTTCTGATAATAAAATTCTTGTTGCCAATCATTTCAACCAATCCTTATCTTTTGTAAACAGAAATTTTAAAAAATTACAGAAGGCCTTCTTTCCAAAACAGGAAAACAAAGAAGAACAAATTGAAAAAGTAACAGGGAAACTCCTTCAAAATAATTATGACCTGGTGTACGCCAATACGGCAGAAACCTTGGAATGGACAATCCCGTTTTACAAGAGAAACATTCCTACCATCGTAGCCATTCATGAGCTTACTTTTGGGATGGAAAGTTCTTATCCGAAAGATTTTATTTTAAAAAATATTTCCAATGTTTCTATGATTATTGCAGGTTCAAATGCAGTCGCAGAGAACCTCATCAACAGATACAATGCCGATCCGAAAAAAGTAACCGCCATTCATTCTTTTGTAGATGAAAAGTTGGAAATTCAAAAAGGTAAAGAACAAATAAAAAAGGAATTAAATATCCCTGAATCCGATATAATTCTTGGTATCGCAAGCTCTCAGGAATTAAGAAAAGGCACCGATCTTGTTCCACTTTTAGTAAAAAAGATTTCAGATAAAACAGATATTAATTTTAAATTCATCAATCTGGGTGGCTCATCCAAAAGCGGTCCTGTAAAATGTTCTAAAATTGATGCTGAAAAATTGGGTATTGAAGACAAAATAATATATGTGGATCACAATAAAACACCTAACGATTACATCAATATTTTTGACATTTTTCTTTTGTTATCAAGAGAAGATCCTTTTCCATTGGTAATGCTGACAGCTGCAAAACTTCAGAAGCCTATTGTTGCATTTGACAAAAGCGGAGGGGCTGTAGAATTTTTAGAAAACGGTCATGGAGTTCTGGCACCTTATCTTGATCTTGATACAATGTCAGATGAAATTGTAAAACTCATGAAAGATTCCGGACTGAGAAAAACTTATGGAGAAAGTATCAATAAAAGACTGGAAAATGAATATTCTGATAAAGAACTTACCAATAAGATTTTTACACTAATTGATAGATTTCTTTAATTATGTTATCCATCGTTATCTCATCATATCAACAAAATTACTACGATCAGCTCGTTAAAAATATTAGCGAGACCATTGGCGAGGATTTCCGGTATGAAATTATTCAAATCTGGAATCTTAATACGATGAGTATTACGAAGGCGTATAACCTCGGAGCCGAAAAAGCACAATTTGAAAACCTTTTGTTCCTTCACGAAGACCTTGTTTTTCACACAAAAGACTGGGGAGCAAAACTTATAAAACATTTTTCAATTCCTAATGTGGGAGTTTTGGGATTGGCAGGCTCCGATTATGTCCCTGCTGCACCTTGTAGCTGGACAGTAACTGAAAAATACAACTTCATCAATATTCTTCAGGGAAACAAAGACAATCAGGAGGTTGTTTTACTCAATAGGACACAGGCAAATACCAATCCCGTATTTGCAGTAGATGGAGTATTTCTCGCTATAAGAAAAGAAGTGTATAATCTGTTTAAATTCGATGAAAATATAACTGGATTCCACGGATATGACTTAGATTTCAGCCTGAGAGTTTCCAAAAAACGACAAAATTTCATTATCGATGATATCTTGGTAGAACATTTTTCAAAAGGAAATCCTGATAAAAAATGGTTTGATACCAACATCCTGATAAAACAAAAACTAGGCGCTGATTTTCAGAAAAAAAAGGATCGGGAGACCGAGAAAAAAATTTTCTTGTCTTTCCTGCACGGATATTTCAGATACTATCCGGTTACCATCAAAAATATCGGATTCACTTTACGATTCCTTCCAACGAAAAGCCTTATTTTTAAAGATTATTTTTCCATCGCAAAAAAATATGTGAGCTACATTAAATACTCATCACAGATAAATAAAAACACAAGGGAGCATGACACTCCCCTCTAAAAATATACATAAATGATTATAGGAAACGGACTTATTGCCAACTCTTTAAGAAATATCGATTCAGAGAATAACCTGTTCTTTGCTTCCGGTGTTTCAAATTCCCTCGAAACCAAAAACTCCGAATTTGAAAGAGAATTCAGCCTTCTGAAAAATACTTTAAAAGAACACAGTCAAAGTAAATTCATCTATTTTTCAACATTAAGTGTACATGATCAGTCCAAACAGGATAGTCCCTATGTCTTGCATAAGCTTAAAATGGAGGATTTTATCAAAGATAATTCCCCGAACTATCTTATTCTCCGTATTGGAAATATTGTAGGGAAAGGAGGAAACCCCAATACATTGTTCAACTATTTAAAAACTCAGATTACCCAAGATCATAAATTCAACGTTCATAGCCATGCCAGAAGACTGCTGATTGATATGGACGATATCAACAAATTTTTAGTGGAAATCTGCCCTTCTATACAGAATAAAACCATCAACTATGCCTTTCCTTACTATTATAATTTACAGGAAATCATAGGCGCTATTGAAGAAAAAATAAATAAAAAAGCCATTTACGATACTATAGACGAAGGAGATTTTTATCAGGTTTCCTTTGAAGAAAATGTCGATCAGTTCTTTTCTGACACCAATCCTGAAGAGTATATAAAATCCTTGGCCAATAAGTATATATAAGCTACAAAAAGATGAAAATCTATTTTATTATTGTCACATACAATGCCATGAAATGGGCAGAAAGATGCTTTACAAGCTTAAGGAACTCCAGCATTCCCGTAAAGTCAATAGTTATTGATAATGGCTCTGCCGACGGAACTCAGGAATATATTAAAAACAATTTTCCTGAAGTAGATTTTATACAGTCTTCCGAAAATTCCGGTTTCGGAAAAGCCAATAATCTGGGAATAGAAAAAGCCTATAAAGAAGGAGCTGATTTTGTATATCTTATGAATCAGGATGCCTGGATTTTCCCTGACAGTGTAGAACAATTGCTGGAAGTTTACAACAATTATCCGGATCAGGACAAAATTGGGATTTTAAGCCCGATGCATATGGATGGAACCGGGAAAAAATTTGACCTTCATTTTGAAAACTATCTTGCCCAGGATTGTAAGAACAACAGATTCCTTTCCGATGTTTTCCTTCATGAAGTAAAGCCATTTTATGAAATCAAGTTTGTGAACGCCGCTCATTGGTTTATTCCCAGAAAAGTGCTGGAAAAAGTTGGCGGCTTCAATCCTTATTTCTTTCATGGTGCTGAAGATTACGATTACATCAACAGAATTACTTATTTCGGGTTAAAAATCCTTGTTTGCCCGAAAAGTAAAGTGGTGCACGATGCCAAAGTCCAGGATTTCCAGAAAGAGGAAATGAAAGATCCTGCCGAAGTATTGGCAAGGAAAAGACTGTCCATGCAGATGCAAAGGGAAACAAGATATATGAACCCCAATTTTGATTATAACATCAGCCGGGAGAAAAAAGCTTTTTTAACCTCCCTCATGAAAATGGGAGTCCAGAGAAATATCAGCGAATATAAATTTTACCTGGGGCAGTACAAATTCTTTTCAAAAAGATTTGATGAGATCGAAGCTTACAGAAAACAATCCATGAGTGGTAACCACCCTTATTTGAATATTTAAAGCATTTAAAATGGCAAAGTTACCCATAAGCATCTGCATTCTCTCCTGGAAAAGTGCCGCCAATCTTAAAAACACCCTAAGATCATACAAAAAGTACGGTCTTCTGGATATGGTGGATGATATTACGATTCTCTTTCAGGAAGTCAATGATGATGACAAAAAAATAGCAGAAAAATATAAGATTAAATATATCGGTTTAAAGGAAAATGTAGGAATAGGAAAAGGGATGAAAATGCTTGCTGAAAATGCATCTGCCCAAAATATCCTTTTCCTGGAGCATGACTGGGAACTTATTGAAGATAAAAACACGCTGTTTTCCGAGCTCAAAGGCGGATTGGATCTGTTAAATAACGGATTTGATGTCGTACGCTTCAGGAGCAGAAAAAATCCCGGCTACCCATTGATATC
Protein-coding sequences here:
- a CDS encoding DegT/DnrJ/EryC1/StrS aminotransferase family protein, yielding MIPVTKPFLPPQTEYQEYIDGIWKRNWLTNMGPLASQLEMELKDHLKLNHLLFVTNGTVAIQMAIKALGISGEVITTPFSFIATTSSIVWEGCTPVFVDIDAKSLCIDPKKIEEAITEKTSAILATHVYGNPCDVEAIDAIAKKHNLKVIYDAAHAFGVEINGKSVFEYGDISTCSLHATKLYHSVEGGLLITKDPELLKKLACIRNFGISGFDSFSELGLNGKNSEFHAAMGLVNLKYISQIHEKRKALAELYDEKLKNLHAVKPLWHSKANDNHSYYPVVLESEELLLKLKEEMDKQEIFTRRYFYPSLASALPYLPKLELPITEDIAKRVLCLPFYYDLTFEEVEYIARLMLRIQNN
- a CDS encoding acetyltransferase translates to MLIVGAKGFAKEILEICHQKNELENLVFYDDVNENADLLYEKFPILKSMDTAEEYFRTIDRRFTLGLGNPYLRKKLVDKFINIGGELASTISTKADIGSYEVKIREGANILDGVKISNDVMIGCASIIYYNSIITHDVKIGDFVEISPDVKILGRATIGNFCQLGAGTIILPDIKIGNNVIIGAGTVVTKDLPDNCTAVGIPSKIIKQN
- a CDS encoding glycosyltransferase is translated as MMSPLVSVVMITYGHENYIEESINSILVQDFDAEIELIISDDCSPDNTENVVKNIIASHPNGHWIKYIKHRENKGAIPNFVWALSQAKGKYIALCEGDDYWIDPLKLKKQVGFLEKNPEYSLTFHKIKELTNRKEKFTYPNPDEEKTYTIGDLSKENFIITVSVVFKKNIETLPDWLQYSPIGDYPLHLLNASHGLIKYFTDEMAVYRVGSGMWSTQNTVDQIVNTMFSLRFLLQHFKNNKEVFDNLRLQYTNFQKALVRPFDERKLLEAKIKDYNYLESITSFSFLLKMAKVKIVKKLKK
- a CDS encoding acyltransferase yields the protein MIQKIKNYLHKKLFRIVKDFEELEKKKSWWRFTAKPNINIHHTFAPKDVNIFKGNEGEFGNINIDETFFVRDCCSISVLPGATLNIGKGVFFNNYSSINCLDSITIGDNSIFGEGVKIYDHNHKYGFIPDFSVYKNDYTKAPVIIGKNCWIGSNTVILKGVEIGDNCIIGAGCVIHKSVPANTIIKNSQNLIPESLQK
- a CDS encoding glycosyltransferase family 4 protein — encoded protein: MSETKKILLISHEASLSGAPILVLSLLKKLKQQRKNYTIDVLLLRPGQLYEDFAKLSDNKILVANHFNQSLSFVNRNFKKLQKAFFPKQENKEEQIEKVTGKLLQNNYDLVYANTAETLEWTIPFYKRNIPTIVAIHELTFGMESSYPKDFILKNISNVSMIIAGSNAVAENLINRYNADPKKVTAIHSFVDEKLEIQKGKEQIKKELNIPESDIILGIASSQELRKGTDLVPLLVKKISDKTDINFKFINLGGSSKSGPVKCSKIDAEKLGIEDKIIYVDHNKTPNDYINIFDIFLLLSREDPFPLVMLTAAKLQKPIVAFDKSGGAVEFLENGHGVLAPYLDLDTMSDEIVKLMKDSGLRKTYGESINKRLENEYSDKELTNKIFTLIDRFL
- a CDS encoding glycosyltransferase family protein, producing the protein MLSIVISSYQQNYYDQLVKNISETIGEDFRYEIIQIWNLNTMSITKAYNLGAEKAQFENLLFLHEDLVFHTKDWGAKLIKHFSIPNVGVLGLAGSDYVPAAPCSWTVTEKYNFINILQGNKDNQEVVLLNRTQANTNPVFAVDGVFLAIRKEVYNLFKFDENITGFHGYDLDFSLRVSKKRQNFIIDDILVEHFSKGNPDKKWFDTNILIKQKLGADFQKKKDRETEKKIFLSFLHGYFRYYPVTIKNIGFTLRFLPTKSLIFKDYFSIAKKYVSYIKYSSQINKNTREHDTPL
- a CDS encoding glycosyltransferase family 2 protein, with protein sequence MKIYFIIVTYNAMKWAERCFTSLRNSSIPVKSIVIDNGSADGTQEYIKNNFPEVDFIQSSENSGFGKANNLGIEKAYKEGADFVYLMNQDAWIFPDSVEQLLEVYNNYPDQDKIGILSPMHMDGTGKKFDLHFENYLAQDCKNNRFLSDVFLHEVKPFYEIKFVNAAHWFIPRKVLEKVGGFNPYFFHGAEDYDYINRITYFGLKILVCPKSKVVHDAKVQDFQKEEMKDPAEVLARKRLSMQMQRETRYMNPNFDYNISREKKAFLTSLMKMGVQRNISEYKFYLGQYKFFSKRFDEIEAYRKQSMSGNHPYLNI
- a CDS encoding glycosyltransferase family 2 protein — its product is MAKLPISICILSWKSAANLKNTLRSYKKYGLLDMVDDITILFQEVNDDDKKIAEKYKIKYIGLKENVGIGKGMKMLAENASAQNILFLEHDWELIEDKNTLFSELKGGLDLLNNGFDVVRFRSRKNPGYPLISIRNKGKELDYYDDWHECTSPHLLESLHWLDPAVEFPDKIQKQGGFFVTTSRWANWTNNPYLVRKSFLLEKILPFAGESVSLERNIASWWVKQGFKIAQGEGLFTHKDLVKYPKKSLFRKILNRLKNKLK